The sequence CCTGAACCCCGGGGTGCGGGTCGTGCCCGTCCCGCGGGCCCTGGAGGGGGAAGAGCTCCTCGCGGCCGCCCGGGCGGCGGACGTGGTGGTCGACGCGACCGACAACTTCGCCGCCCGCTTCGCCGTGAACGCCGCCTGCGTCGAGGCCCGCCGCCCCCTCGTCTCCGGCGCCGTGACGCGCTGGGAGGGCCAGGTGACGGTGTTCCGCGCGGACCAGGGCGGCGGCCCCTGCTACCGGTGCCTGTACCCCGAGGGCGGCGAGGGCAGCGAGGGCGCCGAGGGCGCCGAGGGCGGCGCGGGCGGCGCGGGCGGCGCGGGCGGCGAGGGCGGCGCGCCCGACGGCGCGCCCGGTGTCGTCGGCCCGGTCGTGGGGATCGTGGGCTCGGTGCAGGCGACGGAGGTCCTCAAGGTCCTGCTCGGGGCCGGGGAGACCCTCGCCGGCCGGCTCCTGGTCCTCGACGCCCTCTCCATGGAGTGGCGCACCCTGCGCCTGCGCCGCGACCCGGCCTGCCCGGTCTGCGGCCCCCGCGCGCCCTAGGACGGCGGGCGCCAGGCGAGGTCGAGGTCGCGGGCGGCGCGGACGTCGTCGAGGCGGCGCACCGGGGTCGTGTAGGGGGCGCCCTTCAGGAAGTCGGGACGGGTGCGCGCGGCCTCCAGGATCTCGACCATGGCCGCGACGAAGGCGTCGAGGGTCTCCCGGGCCTCGGTCTCGGTCGGCTCGATCAGCAGGCACTCCGGGACCAGCAACGGGAAGTAGGTGGTCGGGGCGTGCTGGCCGCAGTCGAGGAGCCGCTTGGCCACGTCCATGGTGTTCACGCCCGTCTCCCGCACCAGGCGCTTCAGCGTCACCGCGAACTCGTGGGTCGCCCGGCGCTCGGGGAAGGCCAGCTCGAAGCCGGCGTCGGCCAACCGGCGGGCCAGGTAGTTGGCGTTGAGGGTGGCGTACTCGGCGACCCGGGGCATGCCCTCGCGCCCGAGCAGGCGCGCGTACACGTAGGCCCGGAGCAGGATCCCCACGTTGCCGGCGAAGGCCGAGAAGCGGCCGATGCTCCGGGGGCAGTCCTTCTCGGCGAGCCAGCGGTAGCGCCCACCCTCGCCCTCGCCCTCGCCATCACCCTCGCGCGCGACCCGCGGCACCGGCAGGAACGGGGCGAGCCGCTCGCTCACCCCGACCGGGCCCGCGCCCGGCCCGCCGCCACCGTGGGGCGTCGAGAAGGTCTTGTGCAGGTTCAGGTGCACCACGTCGAAGCCCATGTCGCCCGGGCGCACCTTCCCGAGGATGGCGTTGAAGTTGGCCCCGTCGTAGTAGAGCAGCCCGCCGGCCTCGTGGACCGTGCGGCCGATCGCCTCGATGCCCCGCTCGAAGACGCCGAGGGTCGAGGGGTTGGTGAGCATGATCCCCGCCGTCTGGGGACCCACCGCCTCGCGCAGGGCCGCCGCGTCCACGTCGCCGTGGCGGTCCGTCGGCACCTCCCGGACCCGGTACCCGCACATGGCGGCGCTCGCCGGGTTGGTCCCGTGGGCGGCGTCCGGCACCAGGATCTCCACCCGCTCCCGGTCTCCGCGGGCCTCGTGGTAGGCGCGGATCATGGCGACTCCCACCAGCTCGCCCTGGGCGCCCGCCATCGGCGCGAGCGACACCTCGGCCATGCCGGTGACCGCCTTCAGGATCTCCTGCAGGTCGTACAGGCACGCGAGCACGCCCTGGCTGTGGGAGGGCGGCGCCGCGGGGTGGCGGTCGAGGAACCCCGCCAGGCTGGCGAGCCGGTGACAGGCCCGCGGGTTGTACTTCATCGTGCACGACCCGAGCGGGTAGAAGTGGGTGTCGATGGAGAAGTTCTTCTGGGACAGGCGCGTGTAGTGGCGCACCGCCTGAAGCTCCGAGACCTCGGGCAGCGCGGGCGGCGTCTCGCGCAGGAAGCGCTCCGGGATGTCGGGCGTGTCACCGGCGCCCGGGGCGATCTGCGTCCCCGTGTGCCGGCCGGGGCGCGACTGTTCGAAGATCAACACCGTGGCGCACCTCGACGGCGGACGGGCCGGCAGCTGCGGACTCGGGCTCGGGCGAGGCCTGGCGTGAGGGGGCTCACAGCGCAGCGATGGCCTTCTCGTAGTCCGGCTCCTGGAGGATCTCCGGCACGAGCTCGGTGTAGACGACGCGGTCGTGGGCGTCGAGGACCACCACGGAGCGCGCGGCGATGCCGGCGAGCGGGCCGTCGGTGATCAGCACGCCGTAGTCCTTGGCGAAGCTGCGCGAGCGCATCATCGACAGCGTTACCACGTTGTCGATGCCCTCGGTC is a genomic window of Gammaproteobacteria bacterium containing:
- a CDS encoding HesA/MoeB/ThiF family protein, whose protein sequence is MNREELQRYRRHLLLPSIGERGQERLLASRVLQVGVGGLGSPLALYLAAAGVGQLTLVDPDRVDLSNLQRQVIHRTPDIGRPKVESARDRLAALNPGVRVVPVPRALEGEELLAAARAADVVVDATDNFAARFAVNAACVEARRPLVSGAVTRWEGQVTVFRADQGGGPCYRCLYPEGGEGSEGAEGAEGGAGGAGGAGGEGGAPDGAPGVVGPVVGIVGSVQATEVLKVLLGAGETLAGRLLVLDALSMEWRTLRLRRDPACPVCGPRAP
- the gcvPB gene encoding aminomethyl-transferring glycine dehydrogenase subunit GcvPB; this translates as MLIFEQSRPGRHTGTQIAPGAGDTPDIPERFLRETPPALPEVSELQAVRHYTRLSQKNFSIDTHFYPLGSCTMKYNPRACHRLASLAGFLDRHPAAPPSHSQGVLACLYDLQEILKAVTGMAEVSLAPMAGAQGELVGVAMIRAYHEARGDRERVEILVPDAAHGTNPASAAMCGYRVREVPTDRHGDVDAAALREAVGPQTAGIMLTNPSTLGVFERGIEAIGRTVHEAGGLLYYDGANFNAILGKVRPGDMGFDVVHLNLHKTFSTPHGGGGPGAGPVGVSERLAPFLPVPRVAREGDGEGEGEGGRYRWLAEKDCPRSIGRFSAFAGNVGILLRAYVYARLLGREGMPRVAEYATLNANYLARRLADAGFELAFPERRATHEFAVTLKRLVRETGVNTMDVAKRLLDCGQHAPTTYFPLLVPECLLIEPTETEARETLDAFVAAMVEILEAARTRPDFLKGAPYTTPVRRLDDVRAARDLDLAWRPPS